Below is a genomic region from Zeugodacus cucurbitae isolate PBARC_wt_2022May chromosome X, idZeuCucr1.2, whole genome shotgun sequence.
GCCTTTGCAATTTTCCAATATGTCTTAAATGCAAATAATCTGTCATAATATAAGACAAAAGAGCACTGCGTTGATTCTCTCTAACTCGCAGGATACATGATTCTACACCGTTTCTCAGTGTTTTGTTGCTTGATCCTATATCTACCATATCTGAAATAACCGATTTTATGACTAGAATATCTTCATCACTGAGCTTTTCAAACACCGCCGCCGGTGGCTGATTCGGTTTCCCACTACTGCTATTATCAGCTTGATTTGAATGGGAGTAAGAATCAATTCCACGTTGAGGATACAAAAGTGACCCTGCACCCGAAAGCTAAACAATGAAGaaagaataataattatataaataactaGGTTCtcacatattttctttaaatatcttGTACCTTAGTTGACATTCTATTGGATGATGGCATTTGCTGTTGCGTGTATTTGGAGTGGCTCGATGTTTTCGGTAAAGTCGACGAAGACAAGGCGGATCGTGATTGCTGTGCTCCGCGAGACGATGAGCTCTCTCGCGACGTTTGTGAAGAACCGGATCGTGGAAGCATTCctacatacaaaataaagtgaaaaactcATAAGTAATAACTCAAAAACGTTGACAATCTATTGTTATACCATAACGTTCACGTTCCATAGATCCCTTGTTGTATGATCCTTTATTACGCGGTCCACTGCGATCTCTGTCACGATCTCTGTCATTACTTCTACTATTATCATTAAGTGTAGATAAGGCTGCAAACGAGTTCGTAGGTGTGGACGTCGGTGTTGATGATTGCCTTGAACCATTTGACCAAACAAAGAGACCAACGCCGCCcatttttttgttatcaaaGTTATTTGCGGTTGACTGCacaaagtatttttaaattattaaatatcaaataaatatttacattaatatgcttataaatatttaatatgtaaaaattttagtataatAAGCATACTAACCAAACCCTCCAATTTTAGTGGATCCAAAACGCGACTTCCTCCTTTGCTAGTTTGCACATGCCATGTACTGTCATCGCCATTCGAATTGAAATGCATTCCGCTGCCACTATTATTGCCACTGTTGCCACCAATTTGCTGCTGACGTCTTAAGCTTCCAGTATCTCCCCTTTGGCTATGACTGCCGCTGTACCCAGAGCGATTATCGTTGTatctaccaccaccaccacctcgTTCGTCGCGCTTGCCACTTGAACCTAACGAGGATGGTCCATTAGAACCGCCTCCGCCTGACACCGATCCAGCATAGTTTAGATATTGTGAAGACAATTGCTCAGTTTTCATTTCTTTCTCTACTTGTCCCATTGTTTTAGGAGCTTCATTTCGTTTAGATTGCCATTTGTCCCGACGCAAATCAATTACGTCTTGCAACATAAAACGTACACGAGAACTGACTTTAGCACCATCTTTGTCAGTTTTTGATGCTATCGCCTGCATGCGGTTCATGATTTTTTCCAACGAATAACAACGCGTAGATTCTTTCGTGTTAATAGGCGTTTGTTCGAATTTGTCGCCAACAGTTGTTAAAAGCTTGCATAAACATTCTAGCTGATCTTCAGAATTTGGATTTAATAAAGCGTCAATGCAAGAGTTGATAATCTTTCCGGTAAGCATAGAGATTTTGAAAAGCTCTCCAATAAAACGAACTGTGCCACCTGAGCGGCGACGTATCTTTCGCTCCTCTTCCTCTAGCTGCGCTTCTAATTCAGCCTTTTCTGTTGGATCGCtacattttgcaattttttcaataattggcTGTAGTTTCTTCTcttttgctttactttttgtaacattttgtgTAAATTCGCGTTCAGTTTTATCGAGCAACGCTGCGCGAAACAGTGCAAGGTTAGTTTTCGTACCACTTTCCATGCGCTCGTCTCTCCTCTTTACCTCAGAAATTAAACGATGACACAAACGTGCGTATGAGACGGAAAAGTTTGGTTCATCTATCGCCTTTTCAAAGACAAGTACCATTACTTCTTCCATTTTATCAGGTGTATCgattttaagtttaattatttCCTCAACTAATGCGTCGAATTTTTCAGGAGTAAGCTTATTTAATATGCCACGGACACGGCGTACAAGTTCTTCCTTCTCACGATTCGATTTAGCCTCTGGATCGGCCTCAACATCACCTTTAACCAAGACCCTAGGACGCCACGCATTGtcagtttcatttaatttaacatCCTGGTGAAGCGACAAGTTCACATGTATCATCCCTATCGTTATGAAATAGAATTAGGTTATATTAGTATTGCTAaaagtgtgtaaatattttggtATACTTGTTTGATTGCCATTACCATTTTTACCTTTCATGCTACCACGTCCATGCACTCCGGACATAGAAGCCTGCTTATTTCCATAACCTTCGGCGCCAGATATACTTCCTGCAACACCACGATTAGTGCTTAGGGAACCGACCATAGATTGAACACGCTTTGGATTACGTATAAAGGATGGCATCAAATTAGGCGTGGGTAATATGGATACGTTACTAACTTCAGGTTGTCGACGAGAAGCTGTCGCCTCGCGTAATTTTAGAAGTTGCACTTTGTCATACTGTTTTTTGCCTGACGGATTGTTGGGTGACCATTGACCCTCATTATAGCTTATCAGAGATTGTTGCGTTGTAGACTGATCACCAACACATTCTGAAGAAGTAATATCATTCGAATTCGATTTACCTTCGTTGCTAgaattactatttttaatttcatcgaCTGTATCGTCTAATGCCGAATTTTCGGTTGGTAATTTTTCAACGGTTGTTGTTAGCGTTATATCCCTCGACTCAGAAATTTCTTCTGGTTTTATAGCTACTACCGCGCGATCTGTCTCATCACCTTCATTTGCAGCTGTCTCAGAATGTCGCGATCTGGAACCCTGAGACTGTGCAATTTGAGACTGAACTCTGTCTCCGGCTTCCTCATCTTTATTAAACGACGAAGCCGTAGTTTTATTTAAACTTGATGTGCTATAATCCACCACCTTAGCATCGTCTTCCCATTCTCTAGGATTTTGTGTCTCGATAGATGCATTTTCAGTAACGTGCTCAATTTCAACATGATTACTTTCGGCAGATTGATCGGTTCTACTGTCCacattagaaatattttgtttttcgtttaccAATTCTGGTGTTTCTTGTGTAAGTTGCATACTTTGTGGTAGTATATCTGTCGTCTGCGGTTGTGTACCATCGAGATTGGTCGAAATTTCAGGTGCCCGGCTACCGGTGGAATTCAGCGTTTTTAAAGTTTCAGGCTTTTCGACAATTCCAACCTCAACAGTTGTAAAATGGTTTTGTTGGTGTTGGAATTCTGCAGATTGTGGGTATTGACTAGCTTCCGACGCTACTGTAGAACTTGGAACACTAATTGATGAGTTAACTGTGGTAGCCACCGAGACGTTAGAAATTGGTTGCTGTTGCGTAGAATTGCCGTCCTCAGCAGCCACTCCCTTGCATTCGTGACTATTAATTTGGTCGGTAATAACTACATTTGCATCTGCTGATATTCCTTGCTCTGGCTGTCTTTTCGTATTAGCTTGTGACACGATGTGCTGTGATTGTTGGGAATGGGTTTGTAAAAAGGGCAGTTGCTGTTGAACACAATCGGATTCCGCAGGCACTTCTTCTACATGCGTTGTTGACGGCTGAGGCTGATACTGCACATGCTGTTGCAACGACCTACTTGATAGTAATGTATCACTTGATTGCGgttctgaaacaaaaaaaatccatttttatttCGGTTTCGAGATTTTGGTTTTTAGATGACGTAGGCGTagaatattatacaatttaagTAACtacgtttggttcatatagcttcgGTGGCTTGtaagatatataccaaaaaccTATTAGAAGTCGGAGCAATACCCATTTTATACAAGCAGTTACAGctctcctgtaggacccccagaggtgatctagttgttgatgacagagtatactgtgtttgtggaaggaacacttctccagcctgctgaatggcagtgaaagcacaacaccaggagatggcgaacccaattccccaatcgacgacgatggaacagatgttccattgcccgaccgtgaagaaattggaatagcaattacccgcttgaagaacaacaaggcggcgagggccgatggattgccggccgagctattcaaatacggcggcgaagagctgataaggtgcatgcatcagcttctttgcggaatatggtcggaagaaagcatgcccgatgaTTGGAACCTCAGTGTACTCtgtccaatccacaaaaaaggggaccccacaatctgcacacactatcgtgggataagcctccttatcATCGCTTAttaggttctatcgagcgtactgtgtgaaagacaaaagcccaccgtcaacaaactgattggaccttatcagtgtggctttagacctggaaaatcaacaactgaccagatattcaccatgcgccaaatcttggagaagacccgtaaaAAGAGGATCgccacacaccatctatttgtcgactttaaagctactttcgacagcacaaaaaggagctgcccttatgccgcgatgtctgaatttggtatccccgcaaaagtaatacggctgtgtaagctgacgttgagcaacaccaaaagctccgtcatgatcggtaaggacctctccgagccgttcgataccaaacgaggtttcagacaaggtgactcgctatcgtgtgacttatttaacctgatgttggaaaaaatagttcgagccgcagagatAAACAGAGAgggtaaaattttttataacagtgtacagctactggcgtacggcgatgatatcgatatcattggcaaCACCCACGcatttagttctgctttttcccgcctggataaggaaacgaagcttatgggtctggtggtgaacgaggacaagacgaaatatctcctgtcatcaaacaaaaagtcagcgcattcgtgtcttggctcccacgtcactgttgacagtcataactttgaagttgtagataatttattatacctaggaaccagcatcaacacagataataatgtcagccgtgaaatccaacgcagaatcactcttgaaaagtaaagtcctctctcgacgaacaaaaactaaactctacaacaacctcatcatttccgtcctactttatggtgcagaagcgtgaacgGTGTccagtccagcgaataaaaagacagcggctacgctggctgggtcatgttgttcgaatggaggaATGTGTCCCAGCACTGAAAGTTTtccatgcagtacccgctggtggaagccgaggaagagggagaccgccactccgatggaaggaccaggtggaggacatgtcttcacttggtattaccaattggcgccaaactgccaaaaggagagatgcgtgacgcgctgttgtggactcggctataaccgcgtaagcggtgtctacgccagtcaagaagaagaagagttacAGCAGTTAGCTGTTCGAAGCGCTGAGCTGGAAACTTAGAACTCGTTTTTCTGTATCTCTTCTTTGAACTgtatttttcagattttcttCCATCATATCTTGACATGACATGGAAAGGACTATTATCAATAAAAAacgcaatttttttcaaatctccagcaaaagtccaatttttggtatattcaaaaTTAGTCCATGTCATGCAGATCAAAACAACGCTCGTTTTGTTTGTTTCCGATAACCCAATCAACCAGTATCATGGAGGAAGTGCGAGCCCATTTTTATAAAAGCGGGTGTTGTTGagaacgctgtaactcatgttgtacacaaaatttttagcttaaaatttgtGTCAATACCAGATAATAAACTCAAAGCTCTAGCTATTTACTAGTAGTAGAAAGACAActcaaaaatattactaaaaaaaacAGGCCGTCAAATGGGACAACCCCCGTAATACCTCACGTTACAAATAACCGAACGGTATTCAATCAGCTCACTAATTGGTAAATAGCCTTTTAGTAATACAACAAGCACATagcatatataataatattatattattttgagaaaattcacAGTTTCTGTTTAGTTGCAAAACATTGGGAGTAGAAAATAACTGATCACATTGTTCaatcatatattatattgtataatcatgaaaaatactaaaactcatttatttatactatatttatacaaCTCTAATTAAAACTGTGTTTCGCACAACATGTTCGATGTTAACCTAAAAGCTTTCGGCATTGTTTCGAAAgcgaatttttcaataatttcaacaaAGGTATGTTGAAATAACTAAGTATTTTGCAATACGACTTGGTACGGGATAAATACCAATGACTTAATACGTGACATATTTATAGTGCCAGCAGACTGCCATTTAGACtaatatattttctcaaaaataaacGCTGtacatgcaaaaaaaaatgcaagTCAATTAAACGTCGAACTGACACTATAGTGGGAGTTCATCAATTAGCAGTTTGCGTTTAATTAGTTCATCTATacttaatattataaagaggaaatgtttgtttttttgtgtcgAATaagctccgaaactactgaaccgatttgaaaaattctttcaccgttggaaagctatactatccctgagtgacataggctatatttagtttaaaaaaaaaatagggttccttaccaaaactccgataatgtaaaaaaaatacaaaaagctttctttaatcgcgaatgctgcgaaaacgattgaaaatataacaaagtgatgtactacaattttgtagaacttatcattatctacaaaaaacgtctattatagttttgtcacaataagcgattttatataaaaaaattaattaatatatcactacttgaaaaggctctttatttataccttagtattaatccttatcgaaataaatgatttattatttaagatcgcttcaaaacctttatataactttttgaattattagattctgacataccattccaaagatatcacgagttaagaattttgaaatttttgaatggtcctgtgcggaattaaaaataattgtcgcttgataataatatgatataaaaatgaattgctgttcgtttgtgccgcaaaaaaacgagaacggccaaaccgatctggctaattttagtcttgaaatattcttggaaggccagaaaaagattagaaagtgagtaaatatgaaaaaatttcgaggaagataataataagagaattttattcgagttgagaagaaaaatataaaagagaaaacaaaaaattataatttgaaggttgtcattgttgctttgttaaaatatttttgttattgttcaattgtataagctTGTGTCGattgcccaaaacaatttgtaacaaataaggaaaggctaatttcacgtccaaccgaacattttacactctcgcaatttattgatgtaattttattaagataacacacaattttacctatatattcggcataaagtccaatagggaattttctaaaatcgggaagttattggttgttgaagttcaaaccgatctggctaattttagtcttgaaatatacgtggaaggccagaaaaagatgagaaaatgagtaaatatggaaaaattgcgaggaagatgtcagtaaaagaattttattcgagttgacaagaaaaatataaaaagagaaaacaagaaaataatattttgaaggttgtcattgttgctttgttaaaatttttttgtaattgttcaattgtataaggttgtgtcgatagcccacaactatttgtaaaaaataaggaaaggctaatttcacgtccaaccgaacattttacactctcgcaatttattgatgtaattttattaagataacacacaattttacctatatattcgacataaagtccaatagaaaatcatcatatatagtatatgagggctgatgtaattccagaaccaatttcactcattttcaccaccaaggttaacgggaataggggcgacttggttcctgttagtaggcaaacatacggcacattcggccttgaaattactcctaaattgcaaatgaacgaaacaccagtcagcaaaatcgtcaaaaattgcgctttaacgaaaattttccaaatattcaagaagttgttggaggtactgcacaggactttaaaagatcttgattgtggatgaacgtttttggtggagccaggattctgttagtaggtgatttagccagactcttccaattattcctggatcaactgttactgacgggctaatcgtatgcctaaaatcatttaatttgtagcgacacataaagaatcgccaattaacaactaacatatgagtgtttttgcaacaataccaaattgcgattgtagaagtagttggcagttgacacctcgatggattaatagcatttccaacagatttctttcacttcattgactcgaaagagaagttttcctggcatgaaacctcaatatgataaccataaatgactgattgaatgacctatattggtggtaaaaaaaaatatcgatgatcttaatgcgacaatttagaatttcggtccaagagagttgacacagctactaaccaggatgacgtagtcaattatcccaaactatttaaaattgcctgtactttgcaattaaaagtagtgtgagttgtaatcatgctgcgtaacataaatcaacctcgagtaatcaatatcgtcgccgaagccaagattggaccaacttaatttaatgtataccttagccacaaaaacgtgtggccgggactgctagtatattataaaaaaaagaaaatccgtGAAATGTTAACCTAACAACAGTTACACTATAAATTAACTAAACTTTCATAGAAAAATTGTTTAGTATTACAACTAAGCgtttatagaaatttaaattttgaaacgtgctgagtaatatttaaaataaactgaaatcgcTCACTTAATTCCATATTTTCTATGTAGGTGAACGTTGCTCCAATACcggtacaaatataaaaaagaatggTATATACTATAAGCCGgtgaatatttgtttacatataagCATGATTACTTTTACGTTATATCGCACTATACAAGTGTGGTTGAAGACATGAACCAGCTAAATTGAAATGTATTAAGAATAGGTTAAACATTAACAATCCACATACGCAGGAATTCGTAAATATGTAGCTGTGTGTGCAGAGCAAGGTTGTAAGCACTATGTAAGCGAAATAGTACAACGCGAGTATACCACCAACATGTGTGCTGTTGTGCACAAGAGTGGCTGCCACATATGCTTTTTCGGCTTTTATGATTACTCACTATCCACATATTTTCTTACTGTTGCTTTTCATAGATTTATCATATGACTTCCCAAACACATTGTTCATACACAAAAGTATATGATTGCTGCACCACTACGACAAGATGGCCTCCACACCACCGATATATTTGGGATTATTGTGTGCACGTGGAAAATCAAGGTGTTGCCACATTATTTGGaagcaaataatttacttttataacacaaaagcatttatatatttatttattttcacgtTACACAAATGTCCGTTGTCATGGTGAATTTAGTATCACTGACACGTTGGGGTCAAAGTGCGTTAAAATCACACATTACCAGCTTCTATGTAAATATACCTTTACCCgtgcatatgtacacatacaacAAATTCTATGCAAGAAAAGTGATGATATAATAGCATACTAGGCAAATTAATACAGTTTACACTATTATTGAACATTACATACGCTGCATGTGGCACTATCCAAAATGTGAATGAATTATCCCATTGCTGAAATATTACCCCCAAGGATATATAACACTAACCACAGTTTGATTTTATCAATACCACATATGGGAGAACCTATTTAATTTGttccaaaaacaacacaaatttattgtatatatgtatataacatcaTTACCAGTTTTATGCAAAAGAAAGGCAATAAGACTAtactattgaaatattttttggggaGCAACTAGGAGACACTAACTCAGCGAAACAGTAAAGCATTTGCTGAAGCATAACAAGAAATTTGAACACagcatacaactaaataaaacCATGTACGATCATCCTCaattatgcatatatgtgttcaaTAGATAGAATAGTATAAGGTATAGGTGATTAGAAGTTCGTGATACGACACCTCTTTTAATCATCGTtcaatgtatacatatgtacatgtctaTATATGGTTGTACTGATGTGcaagtagatacatatgtatgtgtggttaGATAAAGGCAACTCTAAAGCATCACAATGTACAcaactaaaattattaaatatatatactataaaaatGTAGGACATTCGATTTACCAAATTAGTATTACTTATGCGAAcacgatataaataaataattaaataaagctgTGAAACATGATagttatgtaaaaaatttacataaaatatttcagttatttattgatattgacagataatttaattaactaaagTTAGGCCAgtctagaaaataaaaaaatctagaTCGTGCGTGATAGACACTAGGTGACTGACTATATCTAGAAATTTTAACtgtttaaatcaaaataaaaactctTAATAGGCAaacagacaaataaaaaaatgtggttCAGCAATCCGGAATTATTTACtaacaaatactaaattttagcaTGTAAGGAAgcgctatgttcgggtgtaaccgcacattttatacactcgcagtGTGTTTATGGAATTCTATTCAAATAAGACACAATTTGAACCATAATTTCGACATAAAGTCTACAAGTATAacaaaaagtatatacatagtCTTTCAGAGCCGTGTAATTAATAGGAGCTAAGGGAAGTTGTTATCGAgccgattttaattatttttggtagAGTGACACGCTGTTAGACGAAAAAGATgatttgtcgataaaacaggttacgttctcactttgtggtaaaacagtttatcgacggaatcaatgattgcatgaacattttcgaccgaaaatctttatcgtatcgaaatcgaactcgctgcggattcaatgattaggcccattataaagtgaacgaaccCATTGTAATTCAAAAATGTGTTATATGGGCAGTTGGCATGGTTTTAAATCGTCCATCATCCATCGGTAACATCATGATGTCaagtaaatattgtattttaacattCTTTGAAATCGGTTGAATACTTCGAAAGATATACTGCTTCGTTAGTGAGcaaacgcacttttagtagttttcaaaacaTTATTTGTATAGACCGTGGTCAAGGTGGATACTAAAGAAAACTGTGTCTAGAatgtttggtttacatagcttgAAATTGCGAGATATTAGTTGCCAAgcacttttattttaaaatttgacctCGAACAGGCTTAATGGGAAAAAATGGCCAAAAATCACAATTAGAAGCATACGTCGACATCTTTAAGcaaatattgttgcaaaatgTGACCATCCTTTAAGTAGACTTAAAACTTCAACGGTAactgtttttgtattaaaaaatgaagttgattatgtttttatatgagaAAGTAcatatttgattgaaaaaaaaaaaaacaaaaaaacaacatgtAAATTAACTTTTTCACTCAcggtatatattttctttgcgGCGGTaaggaaatataatttatgcGAAAGCAAGAGGAGCTTGagaattcttgttttttttaaatatgattaaaCAACAGTTGTGTACATATGAAAAATGTACAAAACGgatttgttacaaaaaaatgtaattctgAAGATAGCGTACGTAATGCCGGAAACTGACAGAGATCAAGAAACAAGCTGGAAACTGAGGGCCATTCTATAATATTGCGGTGGACACATCAAGCGTCCGTAGTCGTAGAATATCATCTTGGTTAGTGGCATAGCTTTGTTGGTGAACATAGATAGCGTATAGCAAGGTCTCAAGTTTattcgaaagtgaaaaaaacCGAATCAACCCGAAATAACGTAttaacttattctaaaatttacaCAAAGCATAAATTCGGGCTCGATTTAAAAGTCTTTATAAGGTATTCATCACCTGATTAATACCTTTTAGTTTTTTCATACGTATGTCCACAGATTTAACAATTTTGGTTATGTCCATGCTTgatttataatgaattttacaCAAGACTGGTAACTTTTTATCCATTAAAACTTCACACCAAATTGTTGTTCTattcatatttactttatatagaGTGAATTAGTAGCTTTAATTcaacatttacattaatatttaacTTGATTTATGCTCACAACAAAGAGCTGCTCTGTACCCGCATCATAAAGCTAAAAAGCATGTACACCAAGATTcgataagatatctcaatttttccgTCTCGTTATTCTGATTACTATATACTCTATATATATCGattattttaagatattacaaacGACCGCAATGCGCAGGCTAtatctctgtgcaacatgttgcaagagtataaatatatcaaattgAATTAAACATTCCTGAAGCTATGTTAGCGGATTTCAAATATACGTAAATGGTCAGATCTATGTGCATTTTTTATAGGTATACAgccatattttataataataaacaattttagattttttgacTGACTTCAACATCTTAACCTGGCATAGCATAAAGAAACAGTTCAACCACTTAAACGCGCTTTTAAAATGCGTAGGCTTCGAATTGGCGATGCTATTTCAAACAAGTTTCAGATATTCCAAAATAGGAGATGTCGGCACAAAATTGAAGCGTGCCAAAGCTTTGCcaggtttaaattattgaaaatttcgacGTGCAAGTGTTAGTATATCGCCAAACTTCTAATAATCAATTATTGctccctgacagacggcggcgttaattcggattaactgctttaatcggggttaattcgagagttatctcagttaactccgtttgctaactcccatttaatcctcaaaattttagaaagttagtgggagttcgtgactttttcgttggcaacattgttaaacatagccgcttttaacctattgtgaatgaaaatatgcaatactgacagctgtttttcaattaaacgtaaacaaaaacatatgcacgcaatgaaatagctaaatttttctaaaatggaagttctaataataacgtatttatgtatatttttgaagtAATTAGTGATTTAGTACTAATTGTgtggctaacaaccgcaatattcgctttctattgaattttattttaccaaaatggaaatgttacttgccaatcagctgtttatgggagtatataactcgctttgctgccgtctgtcacctaaATATTATCTAGGCTATTAGATTAATTCTTCATCTTATAGAAGACTGTTCCCGTTGTAATAAAATATGCGGaagatatttaaaactaaaagatGGTATGCTAACGACCATATTATTCCCAATATATcgagcaaaaaatgaaaagataGATACCTGTGTATCAGTTCTTAATCAATTCATAGAAGCTATACACAATTTAAACAGATCTTACGCACTCATTTCGCACGTGATACCGATTTTTGATACATTGAAAACGGGTCTTGTTGATACAAATAATTTCTGGTCCActgataagtatatatattttacgacGATATTGGATAAAGTCAATTTCGATGTTGTTGAACTGCCTATACCAGTCTAAATAATTTGTAAGATCTCGCAA
It encodes:
- the LOC105220016 gene encoding eukaryotic translation initiation factor 4 gamma 3 isoform X3, with protein sequence MQKTASFGPSVQPNISKAMQSQPTQNMFVQQTVTNSSSQVHSNSGASLYRGPSASPAPRNGARHVPMQAMYPQAMHQGVVVQPFPQYQRQTFPAPYAQYPQPLQPNYQYTYPSYYPVPTQRGAVGVSTGVGVGSPMAVQPGPNGPMSAPPGATQTQMPLAPGTVLTAGAVPPGANPTVLGVAPNPNGQQVAVQSIVGVVQTTVPTQSSQKSTRRRTHAIKIIDPSTNKDIFEDDGKKPSASTEIEYPEPNLYAPPPIVMAERLRNIPYDMMGDMTQMSRDGTLNPTPIVSAISDGPSVEIIPAVHKPRGKKILPIINPKDGNSVHPTEPQSSDTLLSSRSLQQHVQYQPQPSTTHVEEVPAESDCVQQQLPFLQTHSQQSQHIVSQANTKRQPEQGISADANVVITDQINSHECKGVAAEDGNSTQQQPISNVSVATTVNSSISVPSSTVASEASQYPQSAEFQHQQNHFTTVEVGIVEKPETLKTLNSTGSRAPEISTNLDGTQPQTTDILPQSMQLTQETPELVNEKQNISNVDSRTDQSAESNHVEIEHVTENASIETQNPREWEDDAKVVDYSTSSLNKTTASSFNKDEEAGDRVQSQIAQSQGSRSRHSETAANEGDETDRAVVAIKPEEISESRDITLTTTVEKLPTENSALDDTVDEIKNSNSSNEGKSNSNDITSSECVGDQSTTQQSLISYNEGQWSPNNPSGKKQYDKVQLLKLREATASRRQPEVSNVSILPTPNLMPSFIRNPKRVQSMVGSLSTNRGVAGSISGAEGYGNKQASMSGVHGRGSMKGKNGMIHVNLSLHQDVKLNETDNAWRPRVLVKGDVEADPEAKSNREKEELVRRVRGILNKLTPEKFDALVEEIIKLKIDTPDKMEEVMVLVFEKAIDEPNFSVSYARLCHRLISEVKRRDERMESGTKTNLALFRAALLDKTEREFTQNVTKSKAKEKKLQPIIEKIAKCSDPTEKAELEAQLEEEERKIRRRSGGTVRFIGELFKISMLTGKIINSCIDALLNPNSEDQLECLCKLLTTVGDKFEQTPINTKESTRCYSLEKIMNRMQAIASKTDKDGAKVSSRVRFMLQDVIDLRRDKWQSKRNEAPKTMGQVEKEMKTEQLSSQYLNYAGSVSGGGGSNGPSSLGSSGKRDERGGGGGRYNDNRSGYSGSHSQRGDTGSLRRQQQIGGNSGNNSGSGMHFNSNGDDSTWHVQTSKGGSRVLDPLKLEGLSTANNFDNKKMGGVGLFVWSNGSRQSSTPTSTPTNSFAALSTLNDNSRSNDRDRDRDRSGPRNKGSYNKGSMERERYGMLPRSGSSQTSRESSSSRGAQQSRSALSSSTLPKTSSHSKYTQQQMPSSNRMSTKLSGAGSLLYPQRGIDSYSHSNQADNSSSGKPNQPPAAVFEKLSDEDILVIKSVISDMVDIGSSNKTLRNGVESCILRVRENQRSALLSYIMTDYLHLRHIGKLQRRYLGNVVVYLINSNFISVIHFKLAYKNFCEIASDLSLDIPDLWKYIIEFTGPLISGKHIHIYDLFNKQLTEEDPSFGKRFLKIYLEYCLSQIGPSFTRTMWKTSNSKWTDFLAESDVQSFIQNNKFECIENDKLQPTIVVTESKEDYAATVAESVEHLLKEEAEAECIIDYINGNIVDIDKHFIRSLATKLCDFAISYRDNSYKLETDCFQKVCIPVLQRYIDSKEEFELECLYSMQLLVARLEHPRGLLSDLFGELYDADVIPQDSFIKWRDSKDQSAGKGVAVKGLNPFFTHILSSETSDENN